From the genome of Nitrosomonas sp. Is79A3:
TGATTGTCGAAGGCGTGATTCATTTTGATTATGAAATAACCCAATTGACGGTGCGTGCGCTGGATGCCAACGGTGACGTTCAAACGCATTTCTGCGAACCGGTCGGGCATGTGCAGGTGCATGGCGATTATGTTGAAAGCTGGCAACCCCAGGCGATGTCACCGCTGGCATTGCAACGCGCGCGCGAAATCGCCCGGGAAATTACCGGTGATCTGGGCGGTCTTGGCATATTCGGCGTGGAATTGTTTATCCAAGGCGACCAAGTCTGGTTCAGCGAAGTCAGCCCGCGTCCGCATGATACCGGCATGGTGACAATGTGCAGCCAGAAGCAAAGTGAGTTCGATCTGCATGCGCGCGCGATTCTAGGGTTACCGGTGGATACGTCATTGCTGGCGCCGGGTGCCAGCGCGGTGATTTACGGACAACTCGAAGGCAAAGGCATCGCATTTTCCGGGATCACCGAAGCGCTCAGCGTGCCGCAAAGCGATCTGCGCTTGTTCGGCAAACCCGAATCGTTCAAACGCCGCCGCATGGGCGTGGCACTGGCAAATGGCGCCGATACCGGCGAAGCCCGGAGCCGTGCTAAACTTGCCGCCAGCCGGGTGATACCGACCCAAAACTAATTTCAATCAATTAATAACAAAGGAAAATCATGACAATCGAACAACTCAACACGCAATTCGGCATCGCAGGCCAAGTGGAATTTATCGCGGGCAACGGCGGACTGCCGATGATTCAGGTGAAAACCGCCAAAGCCAGAGCACTGATCTCGATTCATGCCGGTCAGGTGTTGTCGTATCAGCCCGCCGGTGAGCCGGAAGATGTGATGTTTTTGAGCGAGAAAGCGTATTACCATGATGGTAAAGCGATCAAAGGCGGCGCGCCAATCTGCTGGCCGTGGTTCGGTGCCGATCCCGAAGGCAAAGGCCGTCCGGGGCATGGTTTTGTGCGCAACCGCGGGTGGAATGTGGTAGCCACCGAAGCACTGAGTCATGGGGATATCAAAGTGACCGTTGGACTGGATGATACGCCGGAAACGCAAGCCATCTGGCCGCATTCGTTCAGCCTGCGGCAAGAAATCGTAATCGGCGACACCTTGAGCCTGTCATTGATCACGCGCAACACCGGCAAGAAAAAATTCACCATCACGCAAGCGTTTCATACTTACTTCAAAGTCGGCGACATTGCTCGTGCAAAAGTATTGGGATTGACCGGTTGCGACTATCTCGACAAAGCCGGTGGCGGCAACATGCAAAAACAGCAAACCGGTGACGTCACCATCGCCGCCGAAGTCGACCGTATCTATTTGAACGTCGGCAACACCTTGACCATCGACGACGCAGCCCTCAACCGCCGCATTCAAATCACTTCGCAAGGCAGCAAAACTGCCGTGGTGTGGAACCCCTGGGAGAAAATTGCCAGAGATATGGCGGATTTGGAAAATGACGATTACAAGCGTTTGCTGTGCGTGGAAACCACCAATGCGGCGAACGATGTGGTGGAAGTTGCGCCGAGTGGAGAATGTCGGTTGGTTGCGGATTATCGGGTGGTGCGTGGTTAACGTGCTGATTGTGAATGAATGATGTCAAGATGTGATTCCTTGTATTTTGCGCATCCCACAAAAACTTTATCAAGAATTATAATCGTTAAATGGAAAAAGAACATCAAAAGGAAAACCGTTGGAGTAGAGCGATCACGTTTATTGTTTCTTACGGTTTTTTCAGATTGTTTGCGTTTACAGCTATTCTCCTAACAGTAATTACTATTTTTTTTACCATCGACGAAGACACAAATATTCAATTTCGAGCTGAAGTCCCCAAATTTGGGGGAGCCGCCTTATCAAAAAGTAAGGATAACACCATTATTGAAGTAAGTGGTGAGCGTACCGTCGTTTCAAAATCGTTTCCAGATATATCACAAGCGTGCTGGTTTTATCACGATAATTACACGAATCTACATCCCTATACTATCACTTGGAATAAAACACCCAGCAAAGATACGAGATACCCAGAGATACGAGTGATCGCAGAATCTGCTTTTTGGAAATCTCGCACCTGCATTCAGGATAAAGAAGAAACCTATTTACTTGGTGATGAAACCGTTAATCACATCATAGAAGCTCGATTTGCGGAAGACCGCGATTTTGTCCGCATTGCGACAAGCACCGCCACTTATCGATCAAAACTGTTTTTTGATCCCATGGGAAGACCCTTTGTCCGAAAAGTAGTTACGGATGAATATCGATGTCGGCTCTTGCTTCCAGATAGACTGGAGATTTTACACTTTCCTAATCAACGATTTCCCGATCTTGATTGTAAAATACATGTGTCATCTTCTCCATCGATAATTACTGAGGAAATACATAAAAAGGAAAAAAAAGAAAGAGAAAAAGAACAGAAACATATTAACTCACTCATCATTACGCTGGATGCAAGAAATCATAAAATCGTTACCGATGACTATAAAACAACTCCAAATATTGAATATATTGAAGCACTTAAGCTATACATCAACGAAAGAAAAAATGTTCATGATGGATTGGCTAAGAAAGGTTGTGGTGTGATTGCATTTGAGCCCGAATTAGGAAAAACGGATAGCAAAATGAAGCCTGCGATTGCTTTTCTCTGTTTTAAAGACGAAGTTGGATCGCATGTCAGATTAATGATGCGTGAATAACATGATCAACAAAGCAGTTAGTACGCAAAAAGAATTGTAGCGAAACCATGTTAACTCCGCGTCAGCGAAGCAAAGGATTTTGTCTTGACATCAAGCATTCATGAAGATGAGCGACTTTTTATTTCGCCTGGGGCCTGCAAGTCATGGATGATGCTCTCGTATCCATTCCATAAGTGCTTCATCCATGCGTGTTTGCCAGCTCAACAATAACCTTCACAAAGATAGATTTTCGTCATGACAACTATACGTTTCTGGGCACTTATTCTCGGCCCTCTATTAGCAGCAATACTTGCCATCACCATGAATGCATTCGGTTGGGATGCCAAAGCCTGCTGGACAGGCGCCGTTGTGATCTTGTGTGTCGTATGGTGGATTTTTGAACCGATTCCGATACCGGCTACTTCGATTATTCCGCTTGCGGTTTTTCCACTGGTTGGTGTTCTGTCGAAAGAAGAAGTTGCCAAGGCCTATGGCAGCGATCTGGTTTTATTGATGCTGGGCGGGTTCATGATTTCCGCTGCGTTGGCGCATTCCGGTGCACATCATCGACTTGCTCTGGGGCTGATCAGGATAGTCGGTGGGGGTAGCAGCCGGCGCATTGTTTTTGGGTTCTTGTGTGCGTGCGCCGTGCTCAGTATGTGGATTTCCAATACGGCAACCACGTTGATGATGTTGCCGCTGGCGCTCGCTGTTATCGCTCAAAGTAACGATAAGAAGCTGGCTTTACCCTTGTTATTATCGTTAGCTTACGGGAGTAGCATTGGCGGTCTGGGTTCTCCCATTGGCACGCCGCCGAATCTGGTTTTCATGCAGGAGTATGAGAACTTCACGGGTACTGCTGTGAGTTTCACGCAGTGGATGAGTTGGGGCGTGCCCGTTGTTCTACTGATGATACCGTTGACTGGTTTGTGGTTAACGCGTCATTTAACCTATGTGGGCGAATTGGCTATGCCGCAGGCTGGCCCATGGCGCCCGGAAGAGCGGCGCATGCTAATTATCTTTGGTTTGGTTGTTC
Proteins encoded in this window:
- the purT gene encoding formate-dependent phosphoribosylglycinamide formyltransferase — encoded protein: MNKRSVIGTPLSPSATKVMLLGSGELGKEVIIALQRLGVETIAVDRYADAPGHQVAHRAHVINMADGQALRALIEQERPDIIVPEIEAIATDMLVEIEQAGIATVIPTARAAKLTMNREGIRCLAAETLGLPTSPYAFANSLDELRAAIDGKIGYPCIVKPVMSSSGKGQSRIDHDGEVEAAWNYAASGSRVNQGRVIVEGVIHFDYEITQLTVRALDANGDVQTHFCEPVGHVQVHGDYVESWQPQAMSPLALQRAREIAREITGDLGGLGIFGVELFIQGDQVWFSEVSPRPHDTGMVTMCSQKQSEFDLHARAILGLPVDTSLLAPGASAVIYGQLEGKGIAFSGITEALSVPQSDLRLFGKPESFKRRRMGVALANGADTGEARSRAKLAASRVIPTQN
- a CDS encoding D-hexose-6-phosphate mutarotase, which produces MTIEQLNTQFGIAGQVEFIAGNGGLPMIQVKTAKARALISIHAGQVLSYQPAGEPEDVMFLSEKAYYHDGKAIKGGAPICWPWFGADPEGKGRPGHGFVRNRGWNVVATEALSHGDIKVTVGLDDTPETQAIWPHSFSLRQEIVIGDTLSLSLITRNTGKKKFTITQAFHTYFKVGDIARAKVLGLTGCDYLDKAGGGNMQKQQTGDVTIAAEVDRIYLNVGNTLTIDDAALNRRIQITSQGSKTAVVWNPWEKIARDMADLENDDYKRLLCVETTNAANDVVEVAPSGECRLVADYRVVRG
- a CDS encoding SLC13 family permease, whose translation is MTTIRFWALILGPLLAAILAITMNAFGWDAKACWTGAVVILCVVWWIFEPIPIPATSIIPLAVFPLVGVLSKEEVAKAYGSDLVLLMLGGFMISAALAHSGAHHRLALGLIRIVGGGSSRRIVFGFLCACAVLSMWISNTATTLMMLPLALAVIAQSNDKKLALPLLLSLAYGSSIGGLGSPIGTPPNLVFMQEYENFTGTAVSFTQWMSWGVPVVLLMIPLTGLWLTRHLTYVGELAMPQAGPWRPEERRMLIIFGLVVLAWVTRTEPFGGWSTWLGLKGATDATVALIAVVIMFLIPNGRDGKLLDWDTAVKVPWGILILFAGGIAIAQAFVETGLSKSIGEHLTVLAGLHPLIIIASVALIVTFLTETTSNTATAVLLMPILAPAAVAAGIDPALLMVPAAMSASYGFMMPVGTPPNAIVFGTGLVPMTSMAREGLVLNFIGAAVITLVCYVLIA